One window from the genome of Comamonas sp. lk encodes:
- a CDS encoding DUF3108 domain-containing protein — MGSPSKALIPVTGVVLAAHAALLWSLPAADIQPQAKDDQLLMQTRMVEIAPPPPPPPAPAPEPAPKPTPAPRPKPAPKAAPQPRVPAPAPAPEPAAPESESNQALASDTQSPKAPETEANSTQTASAPEPPAPPPPEPEPAEISDGDTAKPMQITPAGSAPLPPGTPLPIALPGGATLEFNASGQVKGFNYSAGAELQWQHDGQYYQARQSISMFLLGERAQTSEGLITPNGLQPLNFIDKGRKTQSASFDLPTGKARFSDGTADAAIAEGVQDRLSVFLQLSALMAAGPERYPQGTVIDLTTSGARSAVRWRFRVGATEALELPIGSVMALRLDKLPGQNKSDQQGAIWLAPTMQYLPVRIRLTQGQDDFVDLKLKKYRPVTQ; from the coding sequence ATGGGCAGCCCCTCCAAAGCCCTGATCCCCGTGACCGGCGTGGTCCTGGCGGCCCATGCGGCGCTGCTGTGGAGCTTGCCCGCTGCGGACATCCAACCCCAGGCCAAGGACGATCAGCTGCTGATGCAGACCCGCATGGTGGAGATTGCACCGCCGCCGCCGCCCCCCCCGGCCCCTGCCCCTGAACCGGCCCCCAAACCAACTCCCGCGCCCCGCCCCAAACCAGCGCCCAAAGCAGCTCCTCAGCCCAGAGTGCCCGCCCCGGCGCCTGCACCAGAGCCTGCGGCGCCAGAATCAGAGTCAAATCAGGCCCTAGCCAGCGATACGCAATCGCCGAAAGCTCCTGAAACAGAAGCAAACTCCACGCAGACGGCCTCCGCGCCCGAGCCGCCGGCTCCGCCCCCGCCAGAACCCGAGCCCGCAGAAATCAGCGATGGCGATACCGCCAAGCCCATGCAGATCACGCCGGCCGGCAGTGCCCCGCTGCCACCGGGCACACCCTTGCCCATCGCCCTGCCCGGCGGGGCCACGCTGGAATTCAATGCCTCCGGCCAGGTCAAAGGCTTCAACTACTCGGCAGGAGCCGAGCTGCAATGGCAGCACGACGGCCAGTACTACCAGGCCCGCCAGTCCATCAGCATGTTCTTGCTGGGCGAGCGCGCCCAGACCAGCGAAGGCCTGATCACTCCCAACGGCCTGCAGCCGCTCAACTTCATCGACAAAGGCCGCAAAACCCAGTCCGCCAGCTTTGACCTGCCCACCGGCAAGGCCAGATTCAGCGACGGTACAGCCGATGCCGCCATTGCCGAGGGCGTGCAGGACCGCCTGAGCGTCTTCCTGCAGCTGTCGGCCCTGATGGCGGCCGGGCCCGAACGTTATCCACAGGGTACGGTGATTGACCTGACCACCAGCGGCGCCAGATCCGCCGTTCGCTGGCGCTTCAGGGTGGGCGCCACCGAGGCGCTGGAGCTACCCATAGGCAGCGTCATGGCCCTGCGCCTGGACAAGCTGCCCGGCCAAAACAAAAGCGACCAGCAGGGCGCAATCTGGCTGGCCCCGACCATGCAATATCTGCCAGTGCGCATACGCCTGACCCAGGGCCAGGACGATTTTGTGGACCTGAAACTCAAGAAATACCGTCCGGTGACGCAATGA
- a CDS encoding DUF3567 domain-containing protein — MQMLYDSESFAVLHLRPDMEADAPPSETTSGPQLPRHGFEIVDKRSGKEVYLDGSWAEMFQKQILAWQQDAPTEEEVEDILDTYTGLAQQPVIVH, encoded by the coding sequence ATGCAAATGCTTTACGACTCCGAATCTTTTGCGGTGCTCCATCTGCGTCCAGACATGGAAGCAGACGCTCCACCCTCGGAAACCACCAGCGGACCTCAGCTGCCGCGCCACGGTTTTGAAATCGTGGACAAGCGCTCGGGCAAGGAGGTCTATCTGGACGGATCCTGGGCCGAAATGTTCCAAAAGCAAATCCTTGCCTGGCAGCAAGACGCGCCCACCGAGGAAGAGGTCGAGGACATTCTGGACACCTATACCGGTCTGGCCCAACAGCCAGTCATCGTGCACTGA
- a CDS encoding AbrB family transcriptional regulator produces the protein MSVLPFPAFLARAAATLALAWLAALLCTALHTPLPWMLGPLISVSLVSIAGAPTQSSTRLRNLGQWTIGAALGLYFTPAVTELIVGLWWAIVLAIVWALLLGWAFGRWLYRVQAPSMLQLPGMTAAKLRATTYFSGSIGAASEMTLLAEREHARTDLVAASHSLRLVIVTVTIPFALQWAGLHGDPSLSLPSIRIVQWPGLAWLVLATGLGALVMLKLKRANPWFLGALMVSMGLTMAGIELSAVPQWLMNAAQLVIGVSLGVRFRREFVHTAPRWLGMVAVGTVGLMLICAGFAWLLHGATGLPWVTLLLGTSPGGITEMAITAKVLQLGVPVVTAFQVCRLIAVLLLVAPLYRWLNPEAQRT, from the coding sequence ATGTCTGTCTTGCCATTCCCCGCTTTTCTGGCCCGAGCGGCCGCCACTTTGGCGCTGGCCTGGCTGGCAGCGCTGCTGTGCACGGCACTGCACACCCCCTTGCCCTGGATGCTGGGGCCGTTGATTTCCGTCTCCCTGGTCTCGATTGCCGGTGCTCCCACGCAAAGCTCGACCCGGCTGCGCAACCTGGGCCAGTGGACGATCGGTGCGGCGCTGGGTCTGTATTTCACGCCGGCGGTGACGGAGCTGATCGTCGGCCTGTGGTGGGCGATTGTGCTGGCCATTGTCTGGGCCTTGCTGCTGGGCTGGGCTTTTGGTCGCTGGCTATACCGGGTGCAGGCGCCCTCCATGCTGCAGCTGCCGGGTATGACGGCTGCCAAGTTGCGCGCCACCACGTATTTCTCGGGCTCGATTGGCGCGGCGTCCGAGATGACCCTGCTGGCCGAGCGCGAACATGCGCGCACCGATCTGGTGGCTGCCAGCCACAGTCTGCGCCTGGTGATCGTCACGGTGACGATTCCGTTTGCCCTGCAATGGGCGGGCCTGCATGGCGACCCCAGCCTGAGCTTGCCCAGCATTCGCATCGTGCAATGGCCGGGCTTGGCCTGGCTGGTGCTGGCCACGGGGCTGGGCGCACTGGTGATGCTCAAGCTCAAGCGTGCCAACCCCTGGTTTCTGGGGGCGCTGATGGTCTCCATGGGGCTGACCATGGCGGGGATTGAGCTGTCTGCCGTGCCGCAGTGGCTGATGAATGCGGCCCAGCTGGTGATCGGCGTCAGCCTGGGGGTGCGTTTTCGGCGCGAATTTGTACATACGGCCCCGCGCTGGCTGGGCATGGTGGCCGTGGGTACCGTGGGCCTGATGCTGATTTGCGCCGGTTTTGCCTGGCTGCTGCACGGTGCCACAGGTCTGCCCTGGGTCACGCTGCTGCTGGGTACCTCGCCGGGCGGCATTACCGAGATGGCGATTACCGCCAAGGTGCTGCAGCTGGGCGTGCCGGTGGTGACGGCGTTCCAGGTCTGCCGCCTGATTGCGGTGCTGTTGCTGGTGGCGCCGCTTTATCGCTGGTTGAACCCTGAGGCGCAGCGGACATAA
- a CDS encoding ChaN family lipoprotein: MWTSWISDAKALPRHTLGTLGALACAALVTLSGCASTATPPAMPLTAPGQWQQTLQQWAGTPLILLGEQHDQSAHHAWEAETVRHLATQGRLATVVVEMAPAGGSTQGLPASASEAEVKAALLWEQGGAPGGWPWQDYGPVVMNAVRAGVPVLGGNLPRTQMKQAMAEARYDSHLSAAGWQEQLNAIKDGHCGLLPESQFAPMARIQLARDESMAKVLTQAAQAASPGQSVLLVAGRGHSRADIGVPTWLPKNFKPKTAIARAEYTQAALHFAADWWQVLPATASEDQCAKLREQWQKRAAPAGGKPAQP, from the coding sequence ATGTGGACTTCATGGATTTCCGATGCGAAGGCGCTGCCGCGCCACACCTTGGGCACGCTGGGCGCCCTGGCCTGCGCCGCGCTCGTCACGCTGAGCGGCTGCGCCAGCACGGCCACGCCACCAGCCATGCCGCTGACGGCCCCGGGCCAGTGGCAGCAGACTTTGCAGCAATGGGCGGGCACGCCTCTCATCTTGCTGGGTGAGCAACACGACCAAAGCGCCCACCATGCTTGGGAAGCCGAGACTGTGCGCCATCTGGCAACCCAGGGCCGGCTGGCCACCGTGGTGGTGGAAATGGCCCCTGCCGGCGGCAGCACCCAGGGCCTGCCCGCCAGTGCCAGTGAGGCCGAGGTCAAAGCCGCCCTGCTCTGGGAGCAAGGTGGAGCGCCCGGCGGCTGGCCCTGGCAGGACTACGGCCCTGTGGTCATGAACGCCGTACGCGCTGGCGTGCCCGTGCTGGGCGGCAATCTGCCACGCACGCAAATGAAGCAGGCCATGGCCGAGGCTCGCTATGACAGCCACCTGAGCGCTGCCGGCTGGCAGGAGCAGCTCAATGCCATCAAGGACGGCCACTGCGGGCTGCTGCCCGAATCCCAGTTCGCCCCCATGGCCAGGATTCAGCTGGCGCGCGATGAAAGCATGGCCAAGGTCCTGACCCAGGCCGCGCAGGCGGCCAGCCCGGGCCAGAGCGTGCTGTTGGTGGCAGGACGCGGCCATTCGCGCGCCGACATCGGCGTGCCGACCTGGCTGCCCAAAAACTTCAAGCCAAAAACCGCTATAGCCCGCGCTGAATATACGCAAGCTGCTCTTCATTTTGCAGCCGACTGGTGGCAGGTTCTGCCGGCGACCGCTTCGGAAGATCAATGCGCCAAGCTGCGCGAACAATGGCAAAAGCGAGCCGCGCCAGCAGGCGGCAAGCCCGCTCAGCCATAA
- a CDS encoding GGDEF and EAL domain-containing protein, whose product MESKERYRRVSLWGLFVLYMCAGLLWLWAQASVLDYFDAPVNSRSLKWQIALFLSWLLSTAVVGVWLLQRMRRAEHRRNETAQELALIVRHAPAGMTRVQVENAEIIWANDKLASWLGLSVESLVGQDFRQLVQVDDAQESKRLITQLVDGHLTHFQMQRRCVHQSTGRVTQVLCTFSRVHTAVGKPVALVCVLQDMSEMLAADERQRLAATVVENTSEGVVVTDANSRILSINKSFTRLLGFTEEEMLGQTPRMFKSGRHDKTFYEQMWESMRTTGHWQGEVWNKRKNGEIFPERMSLSAVKDDAGTVTHYVCMFTDISAEKAREKQLEFLAHRDVLTGLPNRSLFTRLLDEAVEQAQDVDQGLAVMLLNIDRFKDVNDSYGHSIGDKVLQHIAVKVQAALGSEDEIGRMAGDELAVIAKGLGSREEAVALAERLMAAAAQPWTSPDGLSVVVSVSVGICLYPEHAKTSSELLQGAHAAVYGAKNRSASAWCFFHEDMTVAAHERLALESRLRKALELDHMRLYYQPQIDLATGRLVGAEALVRWLDPEEGLISPARFIPVAESSGVIGPLGLWVLREACSQGQRWREAGMPDIIVAVNVSLHQFLLTDIAGATAEVLRETGFPASQLELEITESALATQPEEALAVLKRLRELGLRLAIDDFGTGYSSLAHLKRFPLDLLKIDQGFIRDIPHSTDDMSISSSVIALGHAMGLKVLAEGVETREQLQFLQQKGCDYMQGYLCSRPLPAADFMQLLEKTHAGQPLVELLPEVDETFII is encoded by the coding sequence ATGGAGAGCAAAGAGCGGTATCGCCGTGTCAGTTTGTGGGGACTTTTCGTCCTTTACATGTGCGCGGGGCTGCTGTGGCTGTGGGCGCAGGCAAGTGTGCTGGATTACTTCGACGCGCCAGTCAATTCTCGCTCGCTGAAGTGGCAGATTGCGCTTTTCCTCAGCTGGCTGTTGTCGACGGCGGTGGTCGGGGTCTGGTTGCTGCAGCGCATGCGCCGCGCCGAGCACCGGCGCAACGAAACCGCGCAGGAGCTGGCGCTGATCGTGCGCCACGCACCGGCTGGCATGACTCGCGTGCAGGTGGAAAATGCCGAGATCATCTGGGCCAATGACAAGCTGGCCAGCTGGCTTGGCCTGAGCGTGGAGTCCCTGGTGGGGCAGGATTTTCGTCAGTTGGTGCAGGTCGACGATGCGCAGGAGTCAAAGCGGCTGATCACGCAGTTGGTCGACGGCCATCTGACGCATTTTCAGATGCAGCGCCGCTGCGTTCACCAAAGCACAGGCCGGGTCACGCAAGTGCTGTGCACCTTCAGTCGGGTTCATACAGCGGTGGGCAAACCCGTAGCCCTGGTCTGTGTGCTGCAGGACATGAGCGAGATGCTGGCCGCCGACGAGCGTCAACGTCTGGCTGCGACCGTGGTGGAGAACACCAGCGAAGGCGTGGTCGTCACCGATGCAAACAGTCGCATTCTGTCGATCAACAAATCCTTTACCCGTCTGCTGGGTTTTACCGAAGAGGAAATGCTGGGCCAGACGCCGCGTATGTTCAAGTCCGGCCGCCACGACAAGACCTTTTACGAGCAGATGTGGGAGAGCATGCGCACCACGGGTCACTGGCAGGGCGAAGTCTGGAACAAGCGCAAGAATGGGGAAATCTTCCCCGAGCGCATGTCTCTGAGTGCCGTCAAGGACGACGCTGGCACGGTGACGCACTATGTCTGCATGTTCACCGACATCTCGGCCGAGAAGGCGCGCGAGAAGCAGCTGGAGTTTCTGGCACACCGTGATGTGCTGACCGGCCTGCCCAACCGCAGCCTGTTCACCAGACTGCTGGACGAAGCCGTGGAGCAGGCCCAGGACGTGGACCAGGGGCTGGCGGTCATGCTGCTCAATATCGACCGCTTCAAGGATGTGAACGACAGCTACGGTCACTCCATTGGCGACAAGGTGCTGCAGCATATTGCGGTCAAGGTTCAGGCGGCTCTGGGCAGCGAGGACGAAATCGGCCGCATGGCGGGCGACGAACTGGCGGTGATCGCCAAGGGTCTGGGCAGCCGAGAGGAGGCCGTGGCCCTTGCCGAGCGCCTGATGGCCGCCGCCGCCCAGCCATGGACTTCACCCGATGGTCTGTCGGTGGTGGTGAGCGTGAGCGTGGGCATCTGCCTGTACCCCGAGCATGCGAAAACCAGCAGCGAATTGCTGCAAGGCGCACATGCCGCCGTCTACGGAGCCAAAAACCGCAGCGCCAGTGCCTGGTGCTTTTTTCATGAAGACATGACGGTCGCGGCCCATGAGCGGCTGGCGCTGGAGTCGCGCTTGCGCAAGGCGTTGGAGCTGGACCATATGCGCCTGTACTATCAGCCGCAGATAGACTTGGCCACAGGCCGCCTGGTGGGAGCCGAGGCGCTGGTGCGCTGGCTGGACCCCGAGGAGGGGCTGATCTCGCCGGCGCGCTTTATTCCGGTGGCGGAAAGTTCGGGCGTCATCGGCCCGCTGGGCCTGTGGGTATTGCGGGAGGCCTGCAGCCAGGGGCAGCGCTGGCGCGAGGCCGGCATGCCGGACATTATTGTTGCCGTCAATGTCTCGCTGCACCAGTTCCTGCTCACCGATATCGCGGGGGCCACGGCCGAGGTGCTGCGCGAGACGGGCTTTCCCGCCAGTCAGCTGGAGCTGGAGATCACCGAAAGCGCGCTGGCCACCCAGCCCGAAGAGGCGCTGGCCGTGCTCAAACGCCTGCGTGAGCTCGGTCTGCGCCTGGCAATCGATGACTTTGGTACCGGCTATTCCTCGCTGGCCCACCTCAAGCGCTTTCCGCTGGATTTGCTCAAGATCGACCAGGGTTTTATTCGCGATATTCCGCACAGCACCGACGATATGAGCATCAGCAGCTCCGTCATTGCCCTGGGTCATGCCATGGGCCTGAAAGTGCTGGCGGAAGGAGTGGAAACACGCGAGCAGCTACAGTTTTTGCAGCAAAAAGGCTGCGACTACATGCAGGGCTATCTGTGCAGCCGGCCCTTGCCAGCGGCCGACTTCATGCAGCTGCTGGAGAAGACGCACGCCGGTCAGCCATTGGTGGAGCTGCTGCCTGAAGTGGATGAGACCTTCATCATTTAA
- the purU gene encoding formyltetrahydrofolate deformylase: MTQAYILTLSCPDRLGLVHAVSGFLLEQGGNIEEAAQYNDPATGLFFMRVQFACDDKDASALKAAITALADQYQMQWSLHSKAERMKTVIMVSKEGHCLNDLLFRWKSGLLPIEIRAIVSNHREFYQLAASYNIPFHHIPVTAGTKAQAEERQYEIIQEEGAELVVLARYMQVLSNDLCTKLSGRAINIHHSFLPSFKGAKPYYQAHDRGVKLIGATAHYVTADLDEGPIIEQDVARADHTDTVETLTARGRDTESQVLARAVKWHSERRVILNGHKTVVFR, translated from the coding sequence ATGACCCAAGCCTATATTCTTACCCTATCCTGCCCCGATCGCCTAGGGCTGGTGCATGCCGTCTCGGGCTTTCTGCTCGAACAAGGCGGCAACATTGAGGAAGCCGCTCAGTACAACGACCCCGCCACAGGCCTGTTTTTCATGCGCGTGCAGTTTGCCTGCGATGACAAGGACGCCTCCGCGCTGAAGGCCGCTATCACGGCTCTGGCTGACCAATATCAAATGCAGTGGAGCCTTCATTCCAAGGCCGAGCGCATGAAGACCGTCATCATGGTCAGCAAGGAAGGCCATTGTCTCAATGATTTGCTGTTCCGCTGGAAATCCGGCCTGCTGCCCATCGAGATTCGTGCCATCGTCAGCAATCACCGCGAGTTCTATCAGCTCGCTGCCAGCTACAACATTCCCTTTCATCACATTCCCGTGACGGCCGGCACCAAGGCCCAGGCCGAAGAGCGCCAGTACGAAATCATTCAGGAAGAAGGCGCAGAGCTGGTGGTTTTGGCCCGCTACATGCAAGTGCTGTCCAACGACCTGTGCACCAAGCTGTCGGGTCGGGCCATCAATATTCACCACAGCTTCCTGCCCAGCTTCAAGGGTGCCAAGCCTTACTACCAGGCCCATGACCGTGGTGTGAAGCTGATCGGAGCCACCGCCCACTATGTGACGGCCGACCTGGACGAAGGCCCCATCATCGAGCAGGACGTGGCCCGCGCCGATCATACCGACACCGTCGAGACGCTGACCGCTCGCGGCCGCGACACCGAAAGCCAGGTGCTGGCCCGTGCCGTGAAATGGCATAGCGAACGCCGCGTGATCCTCAACGGTCACAAGACCGTGGTCTTTCGTTAA
- a CDS encoding LysR substrate-binding domain-containing protein, whose amino-acid sequence MGITVTNTVTGSAAAMNSSGARRIPPIQCLLTFEALARLRSVTQTAEELCVTPSAVSHRVKQLEQILGTRLFGRADFSLTTDGSAYLAHVREGLGALQRFPGASAAPGRRRLKLAVTPTFARVILIPRLRQFTDTYPEIDIALQVSIPLLDVIAEDADLMVRYGAGHYADVEHIELARDVVTPLASPAFIREYGPFECPEDLEGLPLLRSPLEPWRTWFAATGLQMAEPNEGSQFNDIGLMCDAAAASMGVALVRHKLGAPWMENGTLVRLFDVDAPSPHAHYLCWETGTMDRWECAAFAEWLRKAMG is encoded by the coding sequence ATGGGGATAACCGTCACCAACACCGTCACCGGTAGCGCCGCGGCCATGAACAGCAGCGGTGCACGGCGTATCCCGCCCATACAGTGCCTACTCACTTTTGAAGCCCTGGCCCGCCTGCGCTCCGTCACGCAGACGGCGGAAGAGCTGTGCGTCACCCCCAGTGCCGTCAGCCACCGCGTCAAGCAGCTGGAACAGATTCTCGGCACGCGCCTTTTTGGCCGTGCCGATTTTTCTTTGACCACTGACGGCAGCGCCTACCTGGCCCATGTGCGCGAAGGCCTGGGCGCGTTGCAACGCTTTCCCGGCGCCTCGGCCGCACCGGGCAGAAGACGGCTCAAGCTGGCCGTCACGCCCACGTTTGCACGCGTCATCCTGATTCCACGCCTGCGCCAGTTCACCGATACCTATCCCGAAATCGATATTGCGTTGCAGGTATCCATCCCGCTGCTCGATGTGATTGCCGAAGATGCCGACCTGATGGTGCGCTATGGCGCCGGCCACTACGCCGATGTGGAGCATATCGAGCTGGCACGCGACGTGGTTACCCCGTTGGCATCGCCCGCCTTCATCCGCGAATACGGTCCCTTCGAGTGCCCCGAAGATCTGGAAGGCCTGCCGCTGCTGCGCAGCCCGCTGGAGCCCTGGCGCACCTGGTTTGCCGCCACTGGTCTGCAGATGGCCGAGCCCAATGAAGGCTCCCAGTTCAACGACATCGGCCTGATGTGCGACGCCGCCGCTGCCAGCATGGGCGTGGCCCTGGTACGCCACAAGCTGGGCGCGCCCTGGATGGAAAACGGCACACTGGTGCGTCTGTTCGATGTGGATGCCCCCAGCCCCCATGCCCACTATCTGTGCTGGGAAACCGGCACCATGGACCGCTGGGAATGCGCGGCCTTTGCCGAATGGCTGCGCAAGGCCATGGGCTGA